A portion of the Algisphaera agarilytica genome contains these proteins:
- a CDS encoding TSCPD domain-containing protein, translated as MVSQRQSLLPSRDSITHKFQIMGHEGYLTIGLFENGQPGEVFVKMSKEGSTLSGLMQAFCRAFSLALQYGLPLEEAVRRFKDMRFEPMGTTGNPDIPEAKSIIDYVARYLESQFSESDVRAGMRC; from the coding sequence ATGGTCAGCCAACGCCAGAGCCTTCTCCCCAGTCGCGATTCGATCACCCATAAGTTTCAGATCATGGGCCACGAGGGCTACCTCACCATCGGTCTGTTCGAAAACGGCCAGCCGGGCGAGGTCTTTGTGAAGATGTCCAAAGAGGGCTCGACCCTCTCGGGGCTGATGCAGGCGTTCTGTCGTGCGTTTTCGCTGGCCCTGCAATACGGCCTGCCTCTGGAAGAGGCGGTCCGCCGGTTCAAGGACATGCGTTTTGAGCCCATGGGCACCACCGGTAACCCCGACATCCCCGAAGCCAAGAGCATCATCGATTACGTCGCCCGTTACCTCGAGAGCCAGTTCTCCGAGTCGGATGTGCGGGCCGGGATGCGTTGCTAG